A portion of the Sphaerochaeta pleomorpha str. Grapes genome contains these proteins:
- a CDS encoding peptidoglycan DD-metalloendopeptidase family protein, whose protein sequence is MVKDNYDDMTDRPSKRSRSENSDGKPSKGILWTVALGIAICVVVIVLWYRIFPNDVTVSAPPVQTENVFSTETQVEVIADAPAIDVPTSLAPVITPTSVGPSSPDSIVLDNQAKAFGDIEKKIANTKTVQYEEHVVGAGEDLNSIADLYSLKTQTLISVNQIRNVQAVIEGTVLRVPDRDGQLYTVREGDMLSTIARKYNPGLGWKTLQELNGLSSENIIVGQKIFIPDVSTPALSQMADVATIQFQSPANGVVTLLFGQPYQNPANGNMESSLGILISGKPGTAVVAAAAGNVVDAGYEAKGKGRFVVISHEGGYRTTYTHMENVEVKIGTKVAKGETIGSIGTSGTDYDKPTLFFSIEQSGIFLDPSQFF, encoded by the coding sequence ATGGTAAAAGACAACTATGATGATATGACGGATCGACCTTCAAAAAGGTCGAGAAGTGAAAATTCAGACGGTAAACCCTCGAAAGGGATTCTTTGGACCGTAGCTTTGGGTATAGCTATCTGTGTCGTGGTTATTGTGCTTTGGTACAGGATTTTCCCAAACGATGTAACGGTATCTGCACCCCCTGTCCAAACTGAGAATGTGTTTTCAACGGAGACCCAGGTAGAGGTAATCGCCGATGCTCCCGCCATAGATGTGCCTACGTCCCTGGCACCTGTGATTACCCCTACCTCGGTAGGTCCAAGTTCGCCTGATTCGATTGTCCTCGACAACCAGGCGAAGGCCTTTGGTGACATTGAGAAGAAAATTGCAAATACAAAGACGGTACAATACGAAGAACATGTCGTCGGTGCCGGCGAAGACCTGAATTCCATTGCCGACCTGTACAGTCTGAAGACCCAGACGCTCATCAGCGTAAACCAGATTAGGAACGTCCAGGCAGTCATAGAGGGTACGGTATTGAGAGTTCCTGACCGCGACGGCCAACTCTATACGGTGCGCGAAGGTGATATGCTCTCTACCATTGCACGCAAATACAACCCAGGTCTGGGGTGGAAAACCCTTCAGGAACTCAATGGGCTTTCCAGCGAGAATATTATTGTCGGGCAAAAGATTTTCATTCCCGATGTGTCTACTCCCGCTCTTTCGCAGATGGCCGATGTGGCAACCATCCAGTTCCAGAGCCCAGCCAACGGGGTGGTGACGCTTTTGTTTGGCCAACCTTATCAGAATCCTGCTAACGGTAATATGGAGTCCTCCCTGGGAATCCTTATAAGCGGAAAGCCAGGGACTGCGGTAGTGGCAGCGGCTGCGGGAAACGTCGTCGATGCGGGCTATGAGGCAAAAGGAAAAGGGCGTTTCGTTGTCATAAGCCATGAAGGGGGCTATCGTACCACTTATACGCACATGGAGAATGTCGAGGTTAAAATAGGCACCAAGGTAGCGAAAGGCGAGACGATAGGCAGTATCGGGACCAGTGGCACCGACTACGACAAGCCGACGTTGTTCTTCAGCATCGAGCAATCGGGGATCTTTTTGGACCCCTCGCAGTTCTTTTAG
- a CDS encoding peptidoglycan D,D-transpeptidase FtsI family protein produces the protein MPTSPNRSYYKLFTGATILVFVLLLVRIAFIILGDGASLKVYNNPEVAKTVVRGTIYDRNGKILAIQTPYYGLYFHLTQIKDIQKAAEVVAPYVGMNPDQIRLQAANYTTYAQIKKHIDEDKVEPLRKAIEKAGMSRELSIEKSLGRTYPALFHAAQTIGFTNTENKGLEGLEYSLERYLSPYPEVGEKEVTYGQDITLTLDIDIQYLLDLQMQSIADVHNPDYAMGIIMDAKNGDILAMSSYPWYNTNAVNRSNEEERLNHAVNYLYEPGSVFKIFSLAAVMQAGQADLLTPFECDGSYTFDSGNGNMVTINCTESHGTVNPRSMIQKSCNGAISSWARQTNSLDFFTLLCKFGFNGSYDIDLPSKSEGTIAEPSKWSGRSQATISFGQELSTTALHLVTAATAFTNGGDLLVPNLILSRSEGNPTGEKGMVLYKRERTVQDHILDASVASDILSYMQSATEKGSTAVNAALEGVEVGAKTGTAQILNSKTNSYADGTVLASTMAIVPVDDPKYIIYIAAGNPKGNTIWGSNIAAPAIGQIIKALVSQGKLLSTKSIQW, from the coding sequence ATGCCTACCAGTCCAAATCGATCATACTACAAACTCTTCACAGGTGCCACTATTTTGGTCTTTGTACTTTTATTGGTACGCATCGCCTTTATTATACTCGGCGATGGGGCTTCCCTAAAAGTATATAACAACCCGGAAGTGGCAAAAACTGTAGTCCGAGGGACAATTTATGACCGCAATGGGAAAATATTGGCAATTCAGACTCCTTACTACGGACTCTATTTTCATCTTACCCAGATCAAGGATATACAGAAAGCCGCCGAGGTTGTCGCTCCCTATGTAGGCATGAATCCCGACCAGATCAGGCTGCAGGCTGCAAACTATACTACGTACGCCCAGATAAAGAAGCACATTGACGAAGACAAGGTGGAACCCCTTCGCAAAGCAATCGAGAAAGCAGGCATGTCTAGAGAGCTTTCCATTGAAAAAAGCCTGGGAAGGACCTATCCTGCACTATTTCATGCAGCGCAGACAATAGGGTTCACCAACACGGAAAACAAAGGGCTGGAGGGACTGGAATATTCACTGGAACGCTATCTCTCCCCTTACCCTGAAGTCGGGGAAAAAGAGGTAACCTATGGACAGGATATTACCCTTACCCTCGATATCGACATCCAATATCTTCTCGACTTGCAGATGCAAAGCATTGCAGACGTCCATAACCCCGACTATGCCATGGGAATCATTATGGATGCAAAAAACGGTGATATTTTGGCAATGTCCAGTTATCCCTGGTATAACACAAATGCAGTAAACCGCTCGAACGAAGAGGAGCGGCTCAACCATGCTGTCAATTATCTCTATGAGCCGGGTTCCGTTTTCAAGATTTTCAGCCTGGCAGCTGTCATGCAGGCAGGCCAGGCCGACCTGCTCACACCCTTTGAGTGTGATGGGTCGTACACTTTTGACAGCGGGAACGGAAATATGGTCACTATCAACTGCACGGAGAGCCATGGGACAGTCAATCCCAGGTCGATGATACAGAAATCCTGCAACGGTGCAATCTCAAGCTGGGCACGACAGACTAACAGCCTCGATTTCTTTACCCTACTCTGCAAATTCGGGTTCAACGGGAGTTATGATATCGACCTTCCCTCCAAATCGGAAGGAACCATCGCAGAACCTTCAAAATGGTCAGGGCGTTCCCAGGCTACCATTTCTTTCGGACAGGAACTCTCCACCACCGCACTGCACCTTGTCACTGCGGCAACTGCCTTTACCAACGGAGGTGACCTGCTTGTCCCCAACCTCATCCTTTCCAGAAGCGAGGGAAACCCCACAGGAGAGAAAGGAATGGTGCTCTACAAACGGGAACGGACTGTCCAGGATCATATCCTCGATGCATCCGTGGCCTCGGATATCCTCTCCTACATGCAAAGCGCTACAGAAAAAGGATCGACTGCTGTCAATGCCGCCCTGGAGGGTGTAGAGGTGGGAGCCAAGACTGGGACTGCACAGATTCTCAACAGCAAGACGAACAGCTATGCGGATGGGACTGTGCTTGCATCCACAATGGCCATCGTGCCGGTAGATGATCCTAAATACATTATTTATATTGCTGCCGGCAACCCCAAGGGAAACACCATCTGGGGAAGTAACATTGCGGCCCCTGCAATCGGGCAGATAATAAAAGCCCTGGTAAGCCAGGGCAAATTACTGAGCACAAAATCCATTCAATGGTAA
- a CDS encoding flagellar GTP-binding protein, with protein sequence MDFITIVASDYDSALKQARSEYGPAVRIQTRKDFFTGTSFTKKSACEISFYLVEPKTEENPCVEEPKGKEEPVLVSSSQGKVLHEMTGFLPQMVVPSQSKALLEDLLKGNDFGDAYIEEAASAVLSTDTLFSKDDFEMKILEYIIDSISIDHASFAHPPKYFVLLGPTGVGKTTTLVKIAMLYSQIVPAECQLKVAVLSLDSFRAGAFAQIETFCNDLHIDLFRCAGEGDLSLLLGQLDSYDLVLVDTMGKSPKDGELALKLKTMLSVLPKKDTAYYLAVSASHKQRDMDRYFQLLGSYTLSSIVVTKTDETENVGNILSFSKSHNLPLLFMTDGQKVPQDLHKASNELILSFLDGFSLDFRTMGTPQSTSMQ encoded by the coding sequence GTGGATTTCATTACTATCGTTGCAAGTGATTATGATTCGGCTCTCAAGCAGGCCCGCAGTGAATACGGGCCTGCTGTCCGTATCCAGACAAGAAAGGATTTTTTCACGGGTACCTCCTTCACGAAAAAGAGCGCCTGTGAGATTTCTTTCTATCTGGTAGAGCCGAAAACCGAAGAAAACCCTTGCGTAGAGGAACCCAAAGGGAAAGAGGAACCTGTTCTTGTTTCTTCGTCACAGGGCAAGGTCCTGCATGAAATGACAGGTTTTTTACCCCAGATGGTGGTCCCCTCACAAAGCAAGGCACTTCTGGAGGATCTGCTCAAGGGAAATGATTTTGGAGATGCCTACATCGAGGAGGCTGCGAGCGCTGTCCTCAGTACGGATACGTTGTTTTCCAAAGATGATTTCGAGATGAAAATTCTCGAATATATAATCGACTCAATCAGTATCGACCACGCCTCCTTTGCCCATCCTCCGAAATATTTCGTACTTTTGGGGCCTACCGGGGTGGGAAAAACCACCACCTTGGTGAAGATAGCCATGCTCTATAGCCAGATTGTACCTGCCGAATGCCAGTTGAAGGTTGCCGTGCTCTCCCTTGATTCCTTCAGGGCAGGGGCCTTCGCACAGATTGAGACCTTTTGCAACGATTTGCATATCGACTTGTTCCGTTGTGCCGGGGAAGGGGACCTTTCCCTTCTGCTGGGGCAACTCGATTCCTATGATCTTGTTCTGGTCGATACCATGGGTAAGAGCCCCAAAGACGGGGAGCTCGCCCTCAAGCTCAAGACAATGCTCTCTGTGTTGCCGAAAAAGGATACTGCCTATTACCTGGCGGTGAGTGCGTCCCACAAGCAGCGTGACATGGACCGCTATTTTCAACTCCTTGGATCCTATACGCTCTCAAGTATAGTTGTGACCAAGACAGATGAGACAGAGAATGTAGGCAATATCCTGAGTTTCAGTAAAAGCCACAATCTTCCCTTGCTGTTCATGACCGACGGGCAGAAGGTTCCCCAAGATTTACATAAGGCCTCCAACGAATTGATCTTGAGTTTCCTCGATGGTTTTTCCCTCGATTTCAGGACAATGGGGACCCCTCAGAGTACCTCAATGCAGTGA
- the hslU gene encoding ATP-dependent protease ATPase subunit HslU → MEYISTKKLDEMKPSQIVKELDKYIIGQNKAKRTIAVAIRNRTRRKRLPDDIRDEVSPKNIIMIGPTGVGKTEIARRIAKLSNAPFIKVEATKYTEVGYVGRDVESIIRDLMSIAVQQVKAELAENQTEAVSARVEERLLDLLLPSVRKEESTTVIPAGTSFTDSENATREKFRQMLRDGKFDDREVEVNVQSRKQVGIEVLGQANMDDLQDAMQSLGSIFGNSKGHNRKLTVKRAREIFTEEETEKAVDNDRAIDEAKERVEQMGIVFLDEIDKVASAGGGGGNGPDVSREGVQRDILPIVEGTNVNTKWGVIDTTHILFIASGAFHVAKPSDLIPELQGRFPLRVELDELTADDFYRILTEPANAITMQYRELLKTEGVDIVFSDEAIKRISEIAYEVNNTNDNIGARRLFTVMEKLLEELSFSADELSGQQITITDHYVDERLSDVIQDQDLSKFIL, encoded by the coding sequence ATGGAATATATCAGCACAAAAAAACTTGACGAGATGAAACCCTCCCAGATTGTGAAGGAACTCGATAAGTATATCATAGGCCAGAACAAGGCCAAACGGACAATTGCCGTTGCAATCAGGAACAGGACCAGACGCAAGCGCCTGCCTGATGATATCCGTGACGAGGTATCGCCAAAGAATATCATCATGATCGGACCAACCGGGGTTGGCAAGACTGAGATTGCAAGGCGTATCGCCAAGCTTTCCAATGCCCCGTTCATCAAGGTCGAGGCTACCAAATACACCGAGGTCGGGTATGTCGGGCGTGATGTAGAATCGATTATACGTGATTTGATGAGCATCGCAGTCCAGCAGGTCAAGGCAGAGCTTGCCGAAAACCAGACCGAGGCTGTCTCTGCACGGGTGGAGGAACGTCTGCTTGATCTGTTGCTTCCTTCTGTCAGGAAGGAAGAATCGACAACGGTGATTCCTGCCGGTACCTCGTTTACCGACAGTGAGAATGCAACCAGGGAAAAATTCCGCCAGATGTTGCGCGACGGTAAATTTGACGATAGGGAAGTGGAAGTCAACGTACAGAGCCGCAAGCAGGTTGGGATCGAAGTGCTCGGGCAGGCCAATATGGATGACCTGCAGGATGCAATGCAGAGCCTAGGTTCCATCTTTGGCAACAGCAAAGGCCATAACCGTAAGTTGACGGTAAAACGGGCCCGTGAGATTTTCACCGAGGAAGAGACCGAGAAGGCTGTAGACAACGACCGTGCCATCGATGAGGCAAAGGAACGGGTCGAACAGATGGGTATTGTATTCCTTGATGAGATTGACAAAGTCGCAAGTGCCGGAGGCGGTGGGGGAAATGGTCCCGATGTTTCCCGCGAAGGGGTCCAGAGGGATATCCTGCCTATTGTCGAGGGAACAAACGTGAATACAAAATGGGGTGTCATCGATACTACCCATATCCTCTTTATTGCCAGTGGGGCTTTCCATGTTGCCAAGCCCAGCGACCTGATCCCTGAGCTCCAGGGGCGTTTCCCTCTCCGTGTAGAACTTGACGAACTGACAGCGGATGACTTCTACAGGATCCTCACCGAGCCTGCAAATGCCATTACGATGCAGTACAGGGAGTTGCTAAAGACCGAAGGAGTTGATATCGTATTTAGCGATGAGGCGATCAAACGCATAAGCGAGATTGCCTACGAGGTGAACAATACCAATGATAACATTGGGGCAAGGCGGCTCTTTACGGTTATGGAAAAGTTGCTCGAGGAACTTTCCTTCAGTGCCGATGAGCTTTCGGGGCAGCAGATTACCATTACCGACCATTATGTCGATGAACGGCTCAGTGATGTAATCCAGGACCAGGATCTTTCCAAGTTCATACTCTAA
- the hslV gene encoding ATP-dependent protease subunit HslV, protein MSSFKGTTIVAVRKNGHVAIAGDGQVTAGDTILKGNAHKVRTLYDGKVITGFAGTTADAFTLFELFEQKLKQYGGDLTRSAVELAKQWRTDKQLRQLEAMMLVSDGKKIFLINGAGDVVDPERDAIGIGSGGNFALAGALAYLDSAPELSAKEIAVKSVLIASTLCIYTDDSIIVEEL, encoded by the coding sequence ATGAGTAGTTTCAAGGGAACGACAATTGTCGCAGTCCGAAAGAATGGCCATGTTGCCATAGCCGGAGATGGTCAGGTGACCGCCGGTGATACGATCCTCAAGGGTAATGCCCACAAGGTCAGAACCCTGTACGATGGCAAGGTCATAACAGGTTTTGCAGGTACGACTGCCGATGCCTTCACCTTGTTTGAATTATTTGAGCAAAAACTGAAACAGTACGGTGGGGACCTTACCCGTTCGGCTGTCGAACTTGCCAAGCAGTGGAGAACCGACAAACAGCTCAGGCAGCTTGAGGCAATGATGCTTGTCAGCGATGGCAAGAAGATTTTCCTTATCAACGGGGCCGGGGATGTCGTGGATCCCGAACGGGATGCTATCGGCATCGGGAGCGGCGGTAATTTTGCCTTGGCCGGTGCCCTTGCCTATTTGGATTCGGCTCCGGAGCTCAGTGCAAAGGAGATAGCTGTCAAGAGTGTTTTAATTGCTTCTACGCTCTGCATATATACCGATGACTCGATCATCGTTGAGGAACTCTAA
- a CDS encoding tyrosine-type recombinase/integrase, whose protein sequence is MKQNEIEDPEILRFLDFLTNVQMASVHTQVSYRGDLALLGSFCKGLGITPIQMAEPDARQFVRFLIGKDYSEATVNRIISATRSFFAHAVKSRICMVNPFGLISLRKAQNHLPSVLTVGEVVQLLSLEYDDFTSTRNQLLFTLLYDTGCRISEALSINEADIDYQRQRIPIVGKGNKVRYVFFTPRTARLLSYYLSLKHERQDRQQVTDARQRAILFCSDAGKQLPMSTVGSIFHTYKRKLGWQKDFTPHVLRHSYATHMLDNGADIRLVQELLGHSSISTTQIYAHVTQKRLAGVYVSCHPHGRKENE, encoded by the coding sequence ATGAAACAGAATGAAATCGAAGACCCTGAAATCCTACGATTTCTTGACTTTTTGACCAATGTGCAGATGGCCAGTGTCCATACCCAGGTCTCGTATCGCGGGGACTTGGCCTTGTTGGGTTCCTTCTGCAAGGGACTTGGTATTACCCCCATTCAGATGGCAGAACCCGATGCCAGGCAATTCGTCCGTTTTCTGATCGGCAAGGATTACAGCGAAGCCACGGTCAATCGCATTATCAGTGCAACCCGTTCCTTTTTCGCCCATGCAGTGAAGTCAAGGATATGCATGGTAAATCCCTTTGGGCTCATCTCCTTGAGAAAGGCACAGAATCATCTTCCTTCCGTTCTGACCGTAGGGGAGGTAGTCCAGTTGCTTTCCCTCGAATATGATGACTTTACCTCTACGAGGAACCAGCTGCTGTTTACGCTGCTGTATGACACGGGATGCCGAATCAGCGAAGCCCTATCCATCAACGAAGCGGATATTGACTATCAGAGGCAGCGCATCCCCATTGTAGGGAAAGGTAACAAGGTGAGGTATGTGTTCTTTACCCCTCGTACGGCCCGCTTGCTCTCCTATTATCTTTCGCTCAAACATGAGCGCCAGGATAGGCAACAGGTCACTGATGCAAGACAAAGGGCTATTCTGTTCTGCTCCGATGCAGGAAAACAGTTGCCGATGAGCACAGTTGGTAGTATTTTTCATACATATAAGCGAAAGCTTGGTTGGCAGAAAGATTTTACACCGCATGTCCTGCGGCATAGCTATGCCACCCATATGCTGGACAACGGTGCCGATATACGTCTGGTCCAGGAACTGCTTGGTCACTCGAGCATTTCCACGACTCAGATTTATGCACATGTAACACAAAAAAGGCTGGCTGGGGTCTATGTATCCTGCCATCCGCATGGAAGGAAAGAGAATGAGTAG
- a CDS encoding DNA-processing protein DprA: MKLSVLLALSMLPLQSREMLALAYQGPDFNDLQSKYPNLNLRSRVDRFRLFLAHSDTKVVFLGMDGYPSLPGGEDNPPFRLCYQGFLPNEGENLVSVCGTRYPDTLGTEASYAFSLEAGLNMTHVVTSHSRGIDKAALYGARESGLPAYVCCDCGLSTRRITENRLLAGCNLISPFEPDDTASRWRCLSRNYLTCAFSPALVVFQAPAKSGALACSSLALDIGREVFVHETGLRKVEVNEGTLRLANEGCPPIGGYPDVAKEMGFGQDRSLVPCKESNALYRYGNTCYSLKHETE; encoded by the coding sequence ATGAAACTTTCCGTATTGCTTGCCCTTTCGATGCTTCCCCTGCAAAGCAGGGAAATGCTGGCATTGGCCTATCAGGGGCCCGATTTCAATGATTTGCAGAGCAAATATCCCAACCTCAACCTCCGTTCCAGGGTGGATAGGTTCCGCCTTTTCCTTGCGCATTCCGATACCAAAGTTGTTTTTTTAGGGATGGATGGCTATCCTTCGCTTCCGGGCGGGGAAGACAACCCGCCTTTCAGGCTCTGTTACCAAGGATTTCTGCCAAACGAGGGGGAGAACCTGGTTTCGGTCTGCGGGACGCGGTACCCCGATACTCTGGGAACCGAGGCAAGTTACGCCTTCTCTTTGGAGGCAGGCCTTAACATGACCCATGTGGTTACCAGCCATAGCAGGGGAATCGACAAGGCAGCGCTTTATGGGGCGCGGGAATCCGGCTTACCAGCCTATGTCTGCTGTGACTGTGGTCTCTCGACGAGAAGGATAACGGAAAACAGGCTCCTTGCAGGCTGCAACCTCATCTCACCCTTTGAACCGGATGATACGGCCTCCCGCTGGCGCTGCCTGAGCCGCAATTACCTCACCTGTGCTTTCTCGCCTGCGCTGGTTGTCTTCCAGGCTCCCGCTAAGAGTGGGGCCCTTGCCTGTTCCTCCCTTGCCCTGGATATCGGGCGGGAGGTCTTTGTCCATGAGACAGGATTGAGGAAAGTTGAGGTAAACGAGGGAACGCTTCGCCTTGCCAATGAAGGTTGCCCCCCGATCGGGGGGTATCCAGACGTTGCCAAGGAAATGGGATTTGGCCAAGATCGGTCGCTGGTTCCCTGCAAGGAAAGCAATGCGCTGTACCGCTACGGTAACACATGCTATAGTCTCAAACATGAAACAGAATGA